The Lycium barbarum isolate Lr01 chromosome 10, ASM1917538v2, whole genome shotgun sequence genome includes a region encoding these proteins:
- the LOC132613419 gene encoding uncharacterized protein LOC132613419 isoform X2: MDVNYLMTRARARARAQARAAAGAIDSAYSRTLGAAAGEIDDGDWRIQLSPDARQRIVNKIMETLMRHLPTSGQEGVRELKKIAVRFEEKIYTAAASRQDYLRTIAIKMLTMETKSQNPNAHGPEAASYETISGPEESDEEEDDGDVSKEDGLEEVVVTEEQKTIVGHKENVKAGENEISCGLNSGAKLDERLVQVEERLKKMEAHSEKVETLLVDINKKLNYLVKMQDVNISRDIKHPTKCMSSSWTGNGQLKRKHRVAEMIRRSCKHRRLGRGAIVK, from the exons ATGGATGTGAATTATCTGATGACTCGCGCTCGGGCCCGGGCCCGGGCTCAGGCCCGAGCTGCTGCCGGAGCAATAGACTCTGCTTATTCGCGGACTCTTGGAGCTGCCGCCGGGGAAATAGACGACGGTGATTGGCGGATTCAGCTTTCACCCGATGCTCGTCAAAGGATTGTCAACAAGAT AATGGAGACCTTAATGAGGCATCTTCCTACGTCTGGGCAAGAAGGAGTACGGGAGCTTAAGAAAATTGCAGTGAGGTTTGAGGAGAAGATCTATACTGCTGCAGCAAGTCGC CAAGATTATCTGCGGACAATAGCTATAAAGATGCTGACCATGGAGACAAAATCTCAAAATCCAAATGCCCATGGCCCAG AAGCTGCTTCCTATGAAACTATTTCTGGGCCGGAGGAGAGTGACGAGGAAGAGGACGATGGGGACGTGTCAAAGGAGGATGGTTTAGAGGAGGTGGTGGTGACGGAGGAGCAAAAAACTATTGTTGGACACAAAGAGAATGTTAAAGCTGGGGAAAATGAG ATCTCTTGCGGGTTGAATTCTGGTGCTAAACTTGATGAGCGGTTAGTGCAAGTTGAGGAACGATTAAAGAAGATGGAGGCTCATTCAGAAAAGGTGGAGACATTGTTGGTTGATATTAACAAAAAATTGAATTATTTAGTGAAGATGCAGGATGTTAACATTTCTAGGGACATTAAACATCCAACTAAGTGCATGAGCTCCTCTTGGACTGGTAATGGCCAACTAAAGAGGAAACATAGAGTTGCTGAGATGATAAGGCGATCTTGCAAGCATCGACGATTGGGAAGAGGTGCAATAGTGAAGTAG
- the LOC132613419 gene encoding uncharacterized protein LOC132613419 isoform X1, whose product MDVNYLMTRARARARAQARAAAGAIDSAYSRTLGAAAGEIDDGDWRIQLSPDARQRIVNKIMETLMRHLPTSGQEGVRELKKIAVRFEEKIYTAAASRQDYLRTIAIKMLTMETKSQNPNAHGPEMTTEAASYETISGPEESDEEEDDGDVSKEDGLEEVVVTEEQKTIVGHKENVKAGENEISCGLNSGAKLDERLVQVEERLKKMEAHSEKVETLLVDINKKLNYLVKMQDVNISRDIKHPTKCMSSSWTGNGQLKRKHRVAEMIRRSCKHRRLGRGAIVK is encoded by the exons ATGGATGTGAATTATCTGATGACTCGCGCTCGGGCCCGGGCCCGGGCTCAGGCCCGAGCTGCTGCCGGAGCAATAGACTCTGCTTATTCGCGGACTCTTGGAGCTGCCGCCGGGGAAATAGACGACGGTGATTGGCGGATTCAGCTTTCACCCGATGCTCGTCAAAGGATTGTCAACAAGAT AATGGAGACCTTAATGAGGCATCTTCCTACGTCTGGGCAAGAAGGAGTACGGGAGCTTAAGAAAATTGCAGTGAGGTTTGAGGAGAAGATCTATACTGCTGCAGCAAGTCGC CAAGATTATCTGCGGACAATAGCTATAAAGATGCTGACCATGGAGACAAAATCTCAAAATCCAAATGCCCATGGCCCAG AGATGACGACAGAAGCTGCTTCCTATGAAACTATTTCTGGGCCGGAGGAGAGTGACGAGGAAGAGGACGATGGGGACGTGTCAAAGGAGGATGGTTTAGAGGAGGTGGTGGTGACGGAGGAGCAAAAAACTATTGTTGGACACAAAGAGAATGTTAAAGCTGGGGAAAATGAG ATCTCTTGCGGGTTGAATTCTGGTGCTAAACTTGATGAGCGGTTAGTGCAAGTTGAGGAACGATTAAAGAAGATGGAGGCTCATTCAGAAAAGGTGGAGACATTGTTGGTTGATATTAACAAAAAATTGAATTATTTAGTGAAGATGCAGGATGTTAACATTTCTAGGGACATTAAACATCCAACTAAGTGCATGAGCTCCTCTTGGACTGGTAATGGCCAACTAAAGAGGAAACATAGAGTTGCTGAGATGATAAGGCGATCTTGCAAGCATCGACGATTGGGAAGAGGTGCAATAGTGAAGTAG